The segment GAGCTGTGTGTGAGGTGGGCGTCCTGTCGTGTCCCTGTCCTGTCTCCATCATTCACCCCCACAGACTGAGGTGATACCGATGTCCTGGGGCAGGCAGTGCCACCTTGtgccccctgtccccctgcatCCACTCCCCAGCCATCGGGGAGGCCCCGGCTGCCTTTCCAGCCCCCCCGCGCTGCCCGTCCCTGCCTGACCTGCCGCGTCTCTGCCTGCAGGTGAATCGGAGCTGCTGGCCCTGTCGGCCAAGGGCCGGCTCATGAGCTGCGGCTTGTGCAGCCCCGAGGACCCCGACGCGGGGCTGACCCCTGCCGAGGTCGGTCGCAGGATTAAGCAGCTGCTCTCCGGCATCGGCAACACCTCCGAGAGGTAAAGCCCGGCGCCACGcgctcctcctctccccctgcGCGCTGCGGGCTCTGCTGAACCACGCTGGGTGCTGGTGCATCGGCCAGGGGGCTCCGGTAGTGACGGCTCCTCATGGAGTGCAGGGGCCTGGCTGGGACCCCCTGACCTCACCAGGGTAAaattacagggtgtttcaaaaagatggacccaacaTGTTACCTAAAAACttacaaatggtttaatgagttatcaGGTTTTAGTAACCTTATAAGTTCCCTCCACCTGCCATACGGATTGCATGAGCTTCATTCGTGGGCGGTTCATGGTTGCAGAGATAcaagtgatttcaaattgggtccatctttttgaaacaccctgtggtGTTCCAGGGCAGCCCCGCTGGCCGCGGGTGGGCTGGTGCTGGCAGCCCGGGCTGGGGAGGTGGGTGCCAGGCGCTGCCACACTTGCCAAGTCAGTGAGCAGGGGCAGGGCAGGCACATGCGGCCATCTGTGTgcggggaggggacacagacgAGCCCCCTGTCCCTTTCGGGGGCATTCCCAGGGTCTGgcgggctggagctgctcctcGGGGTCAGCTCAGCCCGTGGGGTTCGTGGGCAGCGCGGGTGCTGCCTGCCCAGAGGCAGAGCTGCGCGTTCCCGGGGTGGTTCGAGCTCTTGCCAGGTGCCACTCGGCTCGGCTGccgcagcagcacagctcccgCCGCTGACCCGTCATCTCGGTCACCGTCACTCCCGTGGTTTCAGCACCAACACTTTGTCCTTGCAGAGTTTCCTTCCTGAAGAAGGCGGTGGACCAGAAGAACCGGGCGCTGGCCAGCCTGAACCAGGTGATGAATGTGAGCGCggctctgctctccagccagGAAGGGCAGAAGCCCATCGCCTGCACCGTCACCGCCAACTGGAGCTGCCTTCTGCTCCGCGACAGCGTCAccatctcctgcctgctggagaACTGCAGCGAGTACAGCCTGGAGCAGGGCTGGACCCTCTGCGTGCAGCTCCTGGCCAGCCCCTGTGCCTTAGAGGAGGACTCTGTGGATTCGGCCACCACCTTCACCTTCCCCATCGACCAGCTCCTCCCCGGGAACAAGCGGGAGCTGACGCTGCCCCTCGGCTCCGCTGCTGCCACCAAGCTGGACCTGCCCCTGACCATCTCCTGTGCCCTCTACTATAGTTTGCGGGATATTTTGGGCAGTGGCTCCGACTCCCCCGAGGCGCTGGACGATCTCCTGCCGGACGATTCGCCCATCCTCTCCCCGGACAGAGAGGGGATCTGCCTCCCGCTCAGCGAATGCACCATTGACATGCTCCAGTGCCTCCGTTTCGAGAGCAGTCCCCCTGGGCTGGATGCGTCCCCACCAGCCgctgcttctcctgctcccccagACCCTGTGGAGACCTTCCTGGAGGTGTCCCGGGAACAGACTGAGCCCGAGGGGGTGAAAACCGTGGAGCTGCCCCCCACCCCGGGAGAGGGAAAGCTGCCCCCCTCGGCAGCGTCCATCAGGGTGTCCTCGGAGCTGCTGAAAAACGCCCTGAAAACCTCCAGCTCAGGtgagtccctggggaggagcATCCCAGGGCACCTGCTTGGGGATATGCACATGTCCCAGCTTGTGGCCGTCCTGGGAGGGGCCAGGATGGCGCTGTCACAGCCCGCATGTGCAGCCCCTGCCTTGGGTGAGGAGGGCTGCGTGACCCCACGCCCGTGTCTGCTCGTGGACCGGCACGTGGATGTGGCAGTGGTTGCGTGACAGAACTCAACGTGTCTCAGCAGGGAGGGGAACGTCCCCAGCGTCACGCCTGGGCTCGTGGGGCTGCACCAGCCCTACACCCCTCCATCTGCATCACTCTGCCTTGCGCGGGGATGGCGTTTGTTGGCATAACCAGCTCCGGTTTCTCTCCTTTTGTCCCCAGATGTCCCGCTGAGCTGTGCCACGCTGCGCTGGCTGCTGGCCGAGAACGCCGGGGCCGAGGCGCTGAGCAGCGGGGAGGTGGCGTCGGTGCGCGGTGCGGCGCCGGACGGAGCGGAGGTGCAGCTGCTCGTCCGAGAGGCAAGGAGGGGGTTCACCCTGCGGAGAAACTCCCCACACCCTATCCCATGGGGCCGGCCCCCTCCCACGGCCCCTCGCTCATGCCTGGGCGCTGGGTGCCTACTGGGATCCGATAACCTCGGGTACTCGCTGTGCCCTGACCTGGTGTTGGGCTCACCAAGAAATGGGTTTTTccctgctggtttggctggctGCATTTGGCTCTGCCAGGCGAGGGGAGGACGTGGCTGGATTGGGGTCTAAATCTGATCTGCTGCAGCTTGTCCCACATTAACTCAAAAATCCCCCTCTAAGCGCAAAGGGAAGACACCGACttgctgcccagctctgctgctgcgcCGCGGGGCCTGGCTGCCTGTGAGCGGGGACCGCGCTGGGGCTGGTTCAGGCTCTAGAGCACTAATGTCACCAGTGTGATTAGTGGCAGTGACAGTTGTCCTTGGGCACAGCCTGCCGGGTTAAATCCTCCGGGGTGGCACCGGGAACAGCCACTGCTGTCCCCCAACAGCCCCGGTGACACCGCAGCTGCTCTCCTCGTACCGCCAGGAGCGGGCAGGGACTCACCACAGCCCAAAGGCCACCAGGGCCAGGCTGGGCGCAAATGAccccggccgggccgggcaggggCTCTGATGTGCCCACCGGGCTGGCAGTGGCTCCGCTGCGTTTGCCGGTACCGGGCTGGACAGGGAAggggttgggggtgcagggagtAGGAACAGGAGCTCTTGAGGAGCCCTGTGCCCATGGGGAGGGGTCCTGGGGCTGCCTGcgccccctcccctgcccatgGTGGTTGTGGTGACATTGTGTTCCCTGTCCCAGGTGGCCATGAACGACCTGAGCCCAGCGGGTCCCATCCAGGCCGTGGAGATCCTGATGGAGAGCCCGTCCCTGGCCGACATGTGCAGGATGCACCACGCTGTCATCCGCCGCATCCAGGTGCGCGCGGTGCCGCGGGGCTGTGCCGCCGGCCCTGGGGACGGGGGACACTGGGCGAGCCAaggcctggggacacagccaggcaCCCCAGGAGGGTTTGTGCGGCGCTGCCATGTGGCAGGTCAGCCCAGCATGGCCTGGCCTCtggcggggctggggagggggatcATCATGGACCCTGCTCCCTTCCCGGTGCCCGGCCTTGGCTCCTGGTGTTTGGGCCAGCCGCCTGCGCTGGGAACAGGCCCCGGTTAGTTTGGCAGCTGAAGGGAGCGGGGCCCCTGTGGCACGTGGGGGCTGGCAGCCTTCCCGGAGATGATTCGGCACCAGCGAGCGCGGTGCCAGGCCTGTGGCGAGCCAGGCAGCGCGGTGCCAGGTGAGCCCTGCCTCCCATGGGAGCGGGGCTGCGGCTCCCCGGGGCTggcgctgccgctgcccccccagcagaaccctctgctccccacaggcgctggtgctggagcaggcGGCACAGGGCTCGGGGCCCCCTGACCTCCGCATGCAGTACCTGCGCCAGATCCAGGCCAACCACGAGGTGAGCCGAGCAGCAGGGCCCTCTCTCTGGGGTACACGCCGTCAGGACCCAACGTGTGCCCCTCACCCCCGTGTGCCCCCACAGATGCTGCTGAAGGAGGCGCAGACCCTGCGGGATCAGCCGTCCCTCGGCGAGGACGGGACCGCCACGGCGGAGAAGCTGCTGCACATCTACCAGCAGCTGCGCAACCCCAGCCTGGTTCTGCTCTGAGGGGGGGGCAGCGCGTCCCGGGGGTCCCAGCCCCGCCGGCCGGGGTGGGTGCCTGTGGCCAGCACCGGGAGAGCCCCCCGGCTGGAGGAGCAGCGGGGCGGCCGTGGCGGTGCTGCGGGTGGGGGGTGTGTGCGTGTTTCGTGGTCGTGTTGTcggcagcagcagagggtcgCAGGGCTGCGGCGGCAGAGCGGGGACCCCTGGGCTGGCCCGGCCCGGCTCTGCGGCCCCCGGCCCGGCGGGCAGCCCCCGCGCCCGCGCTGTCTTGTGGATTGTTCTTGCCGTGGTAGTTTAGTGCTCTCCCGGCGGCGGGCTGTGCCCCCCCGTGCCGCCGCTCAGGATCAGGACAAACAGGGTGCTGTGCCCGGGGGAGCCCCGTTTtctgctgggcaggggagggggtTTCCGCTCCCCCGTCGTTTCTATAACTGATCTCGTATTTCCGTGGCGGTGCAGTGTGGTTTGGCCCTGCACCGCTCCAGTGTCTGTAAATCTGTTGTCTGCCATGAAAACAATCATGTTCAGCCAGTCCCTGTCTCGTCTCCTTTCCATCTCCTGGGGGCTGCACCCCGTCCTGCCCCCCGGGCTGGCAGAGGGGCCCTGGgtgggcagccccagcccggcagctctgcctgcagcaccgaggggtCGCTGTCCCAGTGTGGTGGCAGCGCCAGGGCGGCTGGGCAGGACCAGCCCTTTGCCAGGTGTGGGTGCTCCTGCGGGGCAGCACCTGCTGTCCGGGTTACAGGGAGGGGGCCGGGGGGTGACCCTGGGGCTTCAcggggaggggacagagaacaCGGCGCTGCTCCGCTGTGATCCAGAGTGACTTTAATGCCGTGAGTCGGGGGGGTCGGGGACACAGCTGCCGTGGATGGTGCCACCGCCGGCCCCACCGCCAGCCCCTGCGGGGACGAGCTGGTGCCAGCGCAGGCGTGGGGCCGGTGCGGGGGGTCAGTATTCCCAGAGCGTGGCGCGCAGCACCGACTCGCTGTCGGCGCGCAGGGTGCCGGCCGGGTCCCCGCGCAGGTACCGGCCGTTCTTCGCTTTGATGGCGACGCGTCCCCGCTCCCGGAACTCGAAGAAGAAATCCTCAGAGAGCTCCCCGTCGCTGCACACCGACCCGCTGCTCGCCACGTACCAGAACTTGCCCCCCTGGCCTGCGGAGAGTCCCCGGGGCCATTAGTGGGGTCCAGCCGgatccccagtgccccccatcCCGGTAGCCCCCACCCCATCACCCACCTCGGATCTGGTAGGCGCCGTCGCTGAAGCTGATGTGAAAGACGTCGTAGACGGAGCGGTTGGAGTCGAGCAGGTTGGAGCCGCGGTGGTAGCAGACGAAGCCGTGCTCGCCGCGCAGCACCAGCATGGGGCGGTTGATCAGCTTCAGAGTGAACTCCTCGTCCTCTCCTGCGTGGGAGCCCGGCCCTGAGCACCCTGGGGTGGGGGCACCAATGCTGTGACCCcccacccagcacagcacttACCCACGGTGTCGCTGACGGCCGCCAGCTGCCCATTCCTCTTGGTGCAGACATAGCGGCCGTTGCTGGCGCGCAGGGCCACCCGCCGCCCGCGCCACTCGATGTCGAACATGGTGTTGGCGGCGCTGCTGGCAGAGGGAGAGCATCAGATGGGGTGACCTGTCCCCCCACATACCCCCCAGAGCCCCTGCCACGGCACAGCCACACTCACGCTTCGGTGGCAACAGCCTGGATGCCCCCGTGGGCCACAAGGGTCCAAAAGCTGCCAGTGTTGGTGTGGAGGCTGCACTTGTTGGTGTCGCGGTCGATCTGGAGCTGGAAGGTCTCGTGGTTCAGCTCCTCGTCCTGGTTCGCCGAGACGTTGACGCCTGTAGAAGGGAGCGGCCGTTGGCACCGCCACGTGCGCCCACGAGCCGCGGCTACGCCcgcccggcccctccccgccaGCGGCAAATCCTTCTGTGAACAATCGTGCTAATTGGGTTGATTAATCTGATTGCTGCCTCGTCCATCTGGTTAGCGCTGCGGCACACAAACCCCTATTTATAGCCTGCCCACCACCGTCACCCGGCCCTAAGCCGCTTGGCACAGGGGCAGGCGCGCTCCTGGTGCCCGCGGGGATGGCAGGGCAGCCGGGGGCATGGCACAGCCACCGTGCCCCGGCCACAGGGGCTCCCCCCGGCGCTGGAGGCCGCGGTGCTGTCTGCCGGGCCCGcctgcctgccctgggctgggggcaCGGGCAGAGCTGCGTGTGCAAACACACACGTGTACCCCCCCAGCCTGCACAGAGCTCGGCACACACGGCACCACAGCGAGCCCTTcgctgagccctggggagccaCACGCACCAACACTACCTGCACACACGCTGGGGCTGCACGGAGCCGTGCACACGCATGTGCACACAGCGTCGTCCATGCACAAACCTGCACACAAATGCACAGACCCTGGGGCGCTGCACAGAGCCCTGCACACACCCCCCAAACACATCCCGGAGCCCCACTGCTGCCCCCACCCCGGCCCTGCTGGCTGTAGCCTCCCACTGGTTGTTACTGTAGGGTCTCCTCCTGTGgaggggtcctggggggtctcACAGGGCCCTTGTGGCTGAGCCAATGCCCAGGGATCCCTGGGGAGCAACGGGGGCTCTTGATGTGGGTGAGGAGCAGGCAGCGGGATGCAGGCAGGAAagagggtgcaggcagggacagacaGCAGGAACAGGCAGCCCTTACCCTGCCGGATGGAGACGTATCTGCCGTTGGCCGCCGTGAAGACCACCTGGGGGTGACTCTCCTCCAGGTCGAAGAGTTCATCTTTGCCCGGCTTGGAGCTGCGGCCGGACTTGAGGGTGCCGGTGGGTCCCGTGGGCGCCAGGTATTTGCCGTCGCAGTCCTTGAAAGCCAACTTGCCGGCCTTGAACTCGAGGGTGTAGCCGGTGCGGGCGCCGGGCTCGGGCACCAGCGTGCCGTCGCAGCGCAGGTAGCGCTCGTCGGCCGTGCGCAGGCTGTACTTCTTGTCCTGGAAGCAGAGGGTGATGAGGGCGTCCACCCCCCAGGGCAGGTTGCTGTCGGTGGCGATCTCGTCCTCGTGGGCGCTGAGGTGGGCGTAGCGGCGGCGGCTGACGCTCAGCAGGTTGGCCTGGGGGTGCATGGCCAAGTGCACGGTCCAGAGCTCGCCCTCCGTCACGCTGGGGGCGAAGCAGGACAGACGATCCTCCCGGCCCCCGAAGAAGCGCCGGTGCGGGGCCGACTGCAGCGCCCAGCGCCCGTCCGACTGCGTGATGATGCTGAAGCGCTCGTCCCGGCCCGGCTGCTCGGCCTCGCACCGCACCTTCCCGTCCTTGTCGGCGCCCAGGTACCGGCCCAGGTGGCTCTTGAGGAAGACAACGGAGCTGTCGGCTTCATCCTGCTCCAGCGTCCAGATCTGCTTGCGCTTCAGGCTGGGCGCCGAGGCGTTCACCTTGTAGCCAAAGCTCTCCGCCGTCAGGTACCGGCTCTCGCAGTTGATCAGCCCAAACTGGATCTTCAGGACCTGGTGGATCCCATTCGTTGGCATCTTCCACTGGCGCGGGGTGGCCCCcggggggctggcgggggctCCCCGGCCCTGCCGAGCCCGGGCGTCGCGGCGGGGGCGGCCTGGTGCGCCCACGGGGACGTCTGTCCTGCCCcggcgccgctgccgcactGGCACCGCGGGGCAGCTCGGCACGGCTCGGCACGGCACCGCGCGGCGGGGGGGCACCGGGGGCCACGGCCTGTTTAATTAGCCGCAGGTAGGATTACAGAGTCCGGCCAGATTGCAGCGGGTACCGGGGCGGCTGTTACCTCCAGCGGGGCTTTCACCGAGATGCCGGGTGAGGGGGCACCGCGGCAGCCCCGCGCCGGCTCCTCGGGCTGCGCGGCCGCACCAGCACCCTCGGGCACCGCGGCCCCGGCGCTCCACAGGGCTGCAGGTGGAAAACTTGGGTGGGAACCCGATCCAGGCACGGGCGGCGTATCCGTTCCCGGCGGGCTAAGGTTACCGGCCCCTCTGATTCAGCAGCGGGTCACCTCCAGCCGCGCCGCCTCCCGGCCAGCCCCTAAGCGCCTTACCAATTAGGCAGGCATTTCGATTAGTTTAAACCTTTTATCCTGCTTTGGGGCCCTTGGCCTCCATCTGTCCTGTGGGCCCAAATCCCTCCTGCAGCTGTGGATCGGGGTCACGGCCGCCCCCCCATCCCAGCACACCGGGGAAATGGCCGGGACCCCCCATCGCCACAGGGCTGAGACCGCCTGACGCTCATGGCATGGTGTGGATGTGCTGCCttgggaggggacaggaggggacagggcGGCAGGGGACAGTCCCCACTCCTGCCCTGCAGGCAccttcccccagcccagctgggaCGCCCCCATGTTCACCTTAGGGACCTGGGGACGGGTGGGACGGGCTCTGCCCGCTCTAACACCGCGCTGCACCACcgcctgcaccccaaagccgTCGGACACCCCGTCCCAGCCCCTGCGCTGGCCGTGCACGGCCGGCGCGGCGGAGCCGTGGCGAGGCCCGGCCACCATGGCTCCCGCTGCCTCCTTCCCCCAGCGCGGCGGCTCCGGTGTCAGCGCGGCACCCAGTTATTGTTCCCGAAAATAGGTCCCGGGGATTGTTTGCCTCATGACTTTTTCATGGCCAGGCTCTCTCTTACCGCACCGGGGGTGCCACGGGCCCCCAGCCGCTGCGTTATTCGAGCCGCAGCTGCGCTGCCCAGCGCAGTGTAACTGACCCCTGTCGAAACGGATACGGGTCGGCTTTCGGGCTGGGGGGGATAAGTGGGTCAGGGTCCCGCAGGGGCGGGGGTCCCAGGCTCTGGCAGGGCGGCAGTGCCGGCTCCCGGTGCGCGCTCACCAGCACCTGCCCGGCAGAGCAGCCGGGAGCTGCATTTATAGGTGCCGGCCCCCCCGGGGGGTCAGGTTCCCATGGCGGGTCCCTGCCGGGCCCTGCCCCACAGCCGCAGCCCGTCCTTACATCCCCGGGCCTGGGGACAGCCAGACCCCTCCCCGTGCCACCCCCAGCCCATCTCCCCGGGGGGGCGGCTTCTGAGCCCTGACGGCTTGTGACACCCCCTGCCCGGGCATCGCAGGGGGCTGGGTGGCCCCACCCCGGTTTCCATCCAACACCCTTCCCGGGAGGGCTGGGGGGTCCTGGGCTGACTGGACCCCCCCGCCCGCGGTCCCAGCCGTGGTGGGGGGCTGGTGTATGGGGGGGCTCAGCCGAACCCCAGCAGCCCAGGGGGGTCAGGGCAGCGATTTGGGGTTGGGGTTcggggtggggctgaggtggggaACGGGGGGTGCCGGGGTCGGGAGGGGTGTCGTGGCGGGGGGTGTCCGGCTGGATCCTTGGGGACcccaccccatcaccccatcCGCCCGTCACCACGGCGACGGGAGGGGACGGTGACTGTGTCACCACGGCGACGGAGGCTGCGCACAGGCGGGCGGGGGGACGGACACCCCGCATCacggcggggcgggccgggcgcggcgccttcctcctcctcctcctcctcctgctgctcccgcTCCCCCTGCCCGGCCCGAGGTCCCCGCGGGGCGGTGTCGGGGCCGGGCGTCCCGCTGCCACCGGCCCGATCGCTCCTAATACGGCCGGGACGCGCTGCCTGCGCCCGCCCCCACGGCGGGGACACCCCggcccccggccctgcccgccctTACTCATCGGCCGCCGGGGCTGCCTTGTTTGGGCAGGAGGAAGAGCCGGGGCAGGGACCCGGCACCGCCCCGACCCCCCGGCAGCGCCTCCCCCGGGATCCGTCCCCGCAGCGTCGCGTTCGTCCCCCCACTGCGTCCTGCCCGGGAGCCCCCAAGTGTCCGTGGCCCCGGGGGTCCCGGCTCACGGGCGGGGCTGCCCACACCGGTCCCCCCACCCTGGGGTGGGAGATGTCACCTGCACAGCCCCCCTGAGCCAGACCCCCAGCCCGAGGTGACAATGCCCACCCGGCCACCAGCCCCATGGGACACAGGGCCAGGCTGGCTGCTCGGTGCTGGCGGGGGGACGTGAGACCCCCCGAGCTGTGCAGGGACCCGCACAGGGGCCCCCATGCCCACCCAGCGCCTggcaccccagcaccccttgGCGCCCCGCAGCTGCCGCTGCGCCGCTGACAGCCCCACGACACCCATCCAGGCTCAGGCGCCGGCGGTGCCGGGGTGGCTGGGGAGGGCCTGAGCGTGCAGCATTTTGTcccctggcagtgctgggaaTCCCTCCGGAGACATGAGCTCCTGCCACTGCTCCACACACGGACACGGGTGGTGGCGAGGCCGGAGCCACCACCTGCACCTGCCCGACCGCCacagtggggctgggagcaCGAGATCCGTGTCGGTGGCATGGCATGCGGCTCTCTGGCATCGTGCGTGGCTACCTGACACGACACATGGCTACCCAGCGTGGAGCAGGAGTCCCCGCACGGCACACAGGTCTGCGGCACAGTGCACTGGTGTGAGCAGTGCCCACGGCACCCCGCGGCACACGGGGTGCACAGCCCACGGCACCCCCTGGCCACGGGGGCTCGGGCACAAGCAGGGCCTGGGCCGGTGGGGTCAGGGGCTGCTGGGCGGACACGCTCTAAGTGGGGCAGTGCAGCCGGGGGTGTCTGTGGAGGACACCATCACCAGGCCCGGTGCCGTCCGTGGGGTGCACAGCACCCTCCGTGGGATGTCAGCACCAGCCGTGGGCGTGCAGCAGCGTTGGAGCTGAGGCAGAGCTTCTGGGGTGCCCCAGCGTGGCTGTGCGGTGCTGCGGGTGGGGGGCACTGCCGGGGTGCTGTCTGCAGGGAGCGGGATGGGGGTGCTGTCCGCAGGGTGCACCGCGCTGCACCGGCGGCACGGCCTGTCTctgggtgctggcaggagcGCGAGCAGGCGGGGGTGCCGCCAGGGGTGCCGATGGCCGTGGGATGCACGTGCTGGCGCATGAGCTATAGGATCCGTGGTGTCACCTATGGGGGTGCGATGGGCACACAGCGCTGCTGGGGTGCACGGGGCTCTGGGGGGCAGTGCTGCTGAGCCTGGGGGTGCAGCCGGGGGCAAGCAGGGTGCAGAGCgcggctgggggtgctgctgtggggtgATGGGCACAGAGGGGCTCCCGGTGCTGCCGGTGGGGTGCAGGTGCTGGGGGGTTGCGGGTGCTGCCCAGTGCAGTGGATGGGGGTGCCTGGTGCTGCACGGGGGTGCGGTGGGTGGGGTGCACATGCCATCAGTGGGGTGCACATCGAGCGGGTGGGGTGCACACGCTGCCCGAGGGGTGCACGTGCTGCCTGAGGCCGTGCACGTGCTGCCCGGGGTGGGGGTGCCCGGCGCTGCCCGGGGGGGGGCGAGGTGCCACCTTCGGGGtgcggggcccggcccggcaAGGCCCGCGGCGGCCTGGCGCTACCGGGGGGGACCGGCTGCCGCCCGGGGATGTCCGGAGCTCGGTGGGGGTGCCCGGCGCTGCCGGGGGTGCTGCCGGGCGCTGCGGCCGGGGGtccccgccggggccgggggtcCCACCGCCCCCCCCCACTTTGCCCCATGCAGGTTCCGGGGTGCTGTGGGGCGGGGGCAGCCCGGCAGCCGCCCCACGTGGTCGGTGCCGCGCCAGCCAATGAGAACGCGTGTTTCTGAAAGATCTCCATATATGGCGATGTTCTCGGCCGGGAGGGTGGGGCCGTCGCCCCCTGGGTATAAAAGCGCGGGGCTGGGAACGGGACGGTCTCACTCAGCCGGCGGCAGCGGACTAAGTGGTACCGTCTCCTCAGCGCCGAGAGCAGCTTCCCCCGCACAGGTACTGGCACCGGCCCCGCGGCACCGGCCACGGGGCGTGGCCCACACCCCTTCCGCCCCCTTCTCCTGCAGTCCCTGGGGGGG is part of the Columba livia isolate bColLiv1 breed racing homer chromosome 18, bColLiv1.pat.W.v2, whole genome shotgun sequence genome and harbors:
- the FAAP100 gene encoding Fanconi anemia core complex-associated protein 100; its protein translation is MAQVGHRVDYLAGFCCPVGGLVAGKPRVLCHENQIYLSNGSEFVYVYDQEGKVLKAVYQCPEQVWHVELLPQPRQLYILCAHSGIYCVSLEQQSRLTEQTDGDGQETNCPSGVLPVEADACVFPDSSLCMFTLLNSFVITLSQADGKWWMKLHELPRPEQEGSPYRQVSEVGFCPGPMPGDQGDAPPSSFLPVLCCASSPGTAGSGEGPWCSGGFVLEEPLFSLLFGIDAAMLESPMILCGFPDGQLCSVPLKALSSSPAVDGCHDISNQDSPVKILHHLEEPIVFIGALRTEQRAVEDAEDEQLFGEAGCDCVVAVGHYGKMVAVKADQRDEATVPELREYYLRGPVLCAACGSGSRMYYSTHSDISAVDLDRGGDSSDPEDAESCTGVLPPVLSPASLSICSVVALSLSSRASEGESELLALSAKGRLMSCGLCSPEDPDAGLTPAEVGRRIKQLLSGIGNTSERVSFLKKAVDQKNRALASLNQVMNVSAALLSSQEGQKPIACTVTANWSCLLLRDSVTISCLLENCSEYSLEQGWTLCVQLLASPCALEEDSVDSATTFTFPIDQLLPGNKRELTLPLGSAAATKLDLPLTISCALYYSLRDILGSGSDSPEALDDLLPDDSPILSPDREGICLPLSECTIDMLQCLRFESSPPGLDASPPAAASPAPPDPVETFLEVSREQTEPEGVKTVELPPTPGEGKLPPSAASIRVSSELLKNALKTSSSDVPLSCATLRWLLAENAGAEALSSGEVASVRGAAPDGAEVQLLVREVAMNDLSPAGPIQAVEILMESPSLADMCRMHHAVIRRIQALVLEQAAQGSGPPDLRMQYLRQIQANHEMLLKEAQTLRDQPSLGEDGTATAEKLLHIYQQLRNPSLVLL
- the FSCN2 gene encoding fascin-2, encoding MPTNGIHQVLKIQFGLINCESRYLTAESFGYKVNASAPSLKRKQIWTLEQDEADSSVVFLKSHLGRYLGADKDGKVRCEAEQPGRDERFSIITQSDGRWALQSAPHRRFFGGREDRLSCFAPSVTEGELWTVHLAMHPQANLLSVSRRRYAHLSAHEDEIATDSNLPWGVDALITLCFQDKKYSLRTADERYLRCDGTLVPEPGARTGYTLEFKAGKLAFKDCDGKYLAPTGPTGTLKSGRSSKPGKDELFDLEESHPQVVFTAANGRYVSIRQGVNVSANQDEELNHETFQLQIDRDTNKCSLHTNTGSFWTLVAHGGIQAVATEAAANTMFDIEWRGRRVALRASNGRYVCTKRNGQLAAVSDTVGEDEEFTLKLINRPMLVLRGEHGFVCYHRGSNLLDSNRSVYDVFHISFSDGAYQIRGQGGKFWYVASSGSVCSDGELSEDFFFEFRERGRVAIKAKNGRYLRGDPAGTLRADSESVLRATLWEY